A portion of the Kribbella jejuensis genome contains these proteins:
- a CDS encoding carbohydrate ABC transporter permease, translating to MHGRIRTWGPGALVLLPTVLLLGYFVYGLIAWSFNTSLTNRHTARKGPADYVGFENYGHLFSEDRFLNSLKNLGVLTVAFIVGTLVFGLLWALLLEKGVPGESIFRSIYLFPMAISMIASGVVWGWLLNPSTGDDARGLNRLFEILHLHFLENPWWTAGSRWTTMASIALPAVWQMSGYIMALFLAGFRGIPPELREAARVDGASEFKLYRHVLFPQLSPIALSALIILGHISLKLFDLIYAITGPNQFRTEVPAILMWNTLLRSDQAKAAAIGIVMLAVVAVLVIPYLAWTVRQETEE from the coding sequence GTGCACGGAAGAATCCGCACCTGGGGACCTGGCGCCCTAGTGCTGCTGCCGACCGTGCTGTTGCTCGGGTACTTCGTCTACGGGCTGATCGCCTGGTCCTTCAACACCTCGCTGACGAACCGGCACACCGCTCGGAAGGGCCCGGCGGACTACGTCGGGTTCGAGAACTACGGTCACCTGTTCAGTGAGGACCGGTTCCTCAACTCGCTGAAGAACCTCGGTGTGCTCACGGTGGCGTTCATCGTGGGCACGCTGGTCTTCGGCCTGCTGTGGGCACTGCTGCTGGAGAAGGGCGTGCCCGGCGAGTCGATCTTCCGGTCGATCTACCTGTTCCCGATGGCGATCTCGATGATCGCCTCGGGCGTCGTCTGGGGGTGGTTGCTGAACCCGTCCACCGGCGACGACGCCCGCGGGCTGAACCGGTTGTTCGAGATCCTCCATCTGCACTTCCTGGAGAATCCGTGGTGGACCGCAGGCAGTCGATGGACGACGATGGCGTCCATCGCGCTGCCCGCGGTCTGGCAGATGTCGGGGTACATCATGGCGCTGTTCCTGGCCGGCTTCCGCGGGATCCCGCCAGAGCTGCGCGAGGCGGCCCGGGTGGACGGCGCGTCGGAGTTCAAGCTGTACCGGCACGTGCTGTTCCCGCAGCTGTCACCGATCGCGCTGTCGGCGCTGATCATCCTCGGCCACATCTCGCTGAAACTGTTCGACCTGATCTACGCGATCACCGGGCCGAACCAGTTCCGTACCGAGGTGCCGGCCATCCTGATGTGGAACACGCTGTTGCGCAGCGACCAGGCCAAGGCGGCCGCGATCGGCATCGTGATGCTCGCGGTGGTCGCCGTACTCGTCATCCCGTACCTCGCGTGGACCGTCCGGCAGGAGACTGAGGAATGA
- a CDS encoding ABC transporter substrate-binding protein, producing the protein MRGGLSKTLALVGAAGLLAVSACGNSNDNSGGGGSSASKDVTVFTWWADGGEKAGLDGLVSVFGTECKDYKFVNSAVAGGAGSNAKQVLANDLQAGKPPSTFQAHAGAELKDYINAGQVDDVTQLYKDYGLDKAFPQNLIDNLTVDGKIYSIPANIHRANVVWANPTVLKKANIDATKAPANVDAWIADLTKLKAAGVAAPLAVSKGFAQEMLVEAVLLGELGADKFKGLWDGKTDWSGGDVTAALNKYKTLLTFTNTDREAIDWPDALGYVNSGKAGYTLMGDWVAAQQLADKVPDTAYTYWPAPGTGQDFQFLADSFTLPTNGADPDGAKCWLKVVGSAEGQKAFNTKKGSIPARSDADPADYPKYQQSAMADWKKDTIVPSCAHGAACTLGQNNDILSALSQFSGSPDVAKLQSALGTAMKTS; encoded by the coding sequence ATGCGTGGTGGTCTGAGTAAGACCCTGGCGCTCGTGGGTGCGGCGGGTCTTCTCGCGGTGAGCGCCTGCGGGAACAGCAACGACAACAGCGGCGGTGGAGGCTCGTCGGCGAGCAAGGACGTCACTGTCTTCACCTGGTGGGCCGACGGTGGTGAGAAGGCCGGTCTGGACGGCCTCGTGTCGGTGTTCGGTACCGAGTGCAAGGACTACAAGTTCGTCAACTCCGCCGTCGCCGGTGGCGCGGGCTCGAACGCCAAGCAGGTGCTCGCGAACGACCTGCAGGCGGGCAAGCCGCCGTCCACCTTCCAGGCGCACGCCGGTGCCGAGCTGAAGGACTACATCAACGCCGGCCAGGTCGACGACGTCACTCAGTTGTACAAGGACTACGGGCTGGACAAGGCGTTCCCGCAGAACCTGATCGACAACCTGACCGTCGACGGCAAGATCTACTCGATCCCGGCCAACATCCACCGGGCGAACGTGGTCTGGGCGAACCCGACGGTGCTGAAGAAGGCGAACATCGACGCCACCAAGGCCCCGGCCAACGTGGACGCGTGGATCGCCGACCTGACCAAGCTGAAGGCCGCCGGTGTGGCTGCCCCGCTCGCGGTCTCCAAGGGCTTCGCCCAGGAGATGCTGGTCGAGGCCGTGCTGCTCGGCGAGCTCGGTGCGGACAAGTTCAAGGGCCTGTGGGACGGCAAGACCGACTGGTCCGGCGGTGACGTGACCGCGGCGCTGAACAAGTACAAGACGCTGCTCACCTTCACCAACACCGACCGCGAGGCGATCGACTGGCCGGACGCGCTGGGCTACGTGAACAGCGGCAAGGCCGGCTACACGCTGATGGGTGACTGGGTCGCCGCGCAGCAGCTCGCCGACAAGGTGCCGGACACCGCGTACACCTACTGGCCGGCGCCGGGTACCGGGCAGGACTTCCAGTTCCTCGCCGACTCGTTCACGCTGCCGACCAACGGTGCGGACCCCGACGGTGCGAAGTGCTGGCTGAAGGTCGTCGGTTCGGCCGAGGGCCAGAAGGCGTTCAACACCAAGAAGGGTTCGATCCCGGCCCGTTCGGACGCCGACCCGGCGGACTACCCGAAGTACCAGCAGAGCGCGATGGCGGACTGGAAGAAGGACACGATCGTCCCGTCCTGTGCCCACGGTGCGGCCTGCACGCTGGGTCAGAACAACGACATCCTGTCCGCGCTGAGCCAGTTCAGCGGCAGCCCGGACGTCGCGAAGCTGCAGTCCGCGCTCGGTACCGCGATGAAGACGAGCTGA
- a CDS encoding zinc-dependent alcohol dehydrogenase family protein: MRATVIHGAFDVRLEERPDPKIDGPGDAVVKVVASCICGSDLWPYRGENPVKQPRPIGHEFVGIVEEIGSEVRTVKPGDFVIAPFVVSDGTCPHCLAGYQTACQNLVGYGSAKADGGQGEYVKLPYADGTLVATPEVPDDSLVPSLLTLSDVMGTGWHAARSARVKAGDTVVVVGDGAVGLCGVLAASRMGAERVVALSRHEPRQKLAKEFGATDIISERGDAARDAVLELTDGVGADAVLECVGTEQSMTTAFEVARAGATVGFVGVPHGVEVPIGTMFGRNVGLSGGAAPCRAYLPQLMADVLAGEIDPGKVFDSELPLADVAEGYAAMHERRAIKVLLRP; this comes from the coding sequence ATGCGAGCCACCGTGATTCATGGAGCGTTCGACGTGCGGCTGGAAGAGCGGCCTGATCCGAAGATCGACGGGCCGGGGGACGCGGTGGTCAAGGTCGTTGCCTCGTGCATCTGTGGCTCCGACCTCTGGCCGTACCGCGGGGAGAACCCGGTCAAGCAACCGCGGCCGATCGGGCACGAGTTCGTCGGCATCGTCGAGGAGATCGGGTCCGAGGTCCGCACGGTCAAGCCCGGCGACTTCGTGATCGCGCCGTTCGTGGTGAGCGACGGGACCTGCCCGCACTGCCTCGCGGGATACCAGACCGCCTGCCAGAACCTGGTCGGCTACGGCAGTGCGAAAGCGGACGGCGGCCAGGGTGAGTACGTGAAGCTCCCGTACGCCGACGGCACGCTGGTCGCGACGCCCGAAGTACCGGACGACTCTCTCGTCCCGTCACTGCTCACGCTCTCCGACGTGATGGGCACCGGGTGGCACGCGGCTCGATCGGCGCGGGTGAAGGCCGGCGACACCGTGGTCGTCGTCGGCGACGGCGCGGTCGGGCTGTGCGGCGTCCTCGCGGCGTCGCGGATGGGTGCGGAGCGAGTCGTCGCACTGTCACGGCACGAGCCACGGCAGAAGCTGGCGAAGGAATTCGGTGCCACGGACATCATTTCCGAACGCGGCGACGCGGCGCGGGACGCCGTCCTCGAACTGACCGACGGGGTCGGCGCGGACGCGGTACTGGAATGCGTCGGCACCGAGCAGTCGATGACGACCGCGTTCGAGGTCGCACGGGCCGGCGCGACGGTCGGGTTCGTCGGCGTGCCGCACGGGGTCGAGGTGCCGATCGGGACGATGTTCGGCCGCAACGTCGGGCTGAGCGGCGGCGCGGCGCCGTGCCGTGCGTACCTGCCGCAGTTGATGGCCGACGTACTGGCCGGGGAGATCGACCCGGGCAAGGTGTTCGATTCCGAGCTCCCGCTCGCGGACGTCGCCGAGGGGTACGCCGCGATGCACGAACGGCGCGCGATCAAGGTGCTGCTCCGGCCCTGA
- a CDS encoding IS481 family transposase, which produces MSHVNATLTPRTRLRLARLVVEQGWTCAAAAKRFMVSPRTARKWAERYRLEGSAGMADRSSRPHHSPAKTSPALVRQIVRLRWRLRLGPVQIAGRVGVPASTVHAVLVRCRINRLSRIDRVTGEPLRRYEHDHPGSLLHVDVTKFGNIPDGGGWRYVGRQQGKRNRTTTAHRTGDRDRHHGPRLGRTYLHTVIDDHSRLAYAELHTDETAATATAVLRRAVAWYADHGITTERVLSDNGSAYRSHAWHATCAELGVTPKKTKPYRPQTNGKIERFHRTLADGWAYARYYRTETERQEALPAWLHFYNHHRPHSSIGGQPPITRLTNVPGHHI; this is translated from the coding sequence GTGTCCCACGTTAACGCGACCCTGACCCCACGCACCCGGTTACGGCTGGCGCGTCTGGTGGTCGAGCAAGGCTGGACCTGTGCTGCGGCTGCGAAGAGGTTCATGGTCTCGCCACGCACGGCGCGTAAATGGGCTGAGCGGTACCGGCTCGAGGGCTCGGCCGGGATGGCCGATCGCAGCTCGCGGCCGCACCACAGCCCCGCCAAGACCTCGCCGGCGCTGGTACGGCAGATTGTGCGGCTGCGGTGGCGGCTTCGGCTCGGCCCGGTGCAGATCGCCGGCCGTGTCGGCGTACCGGCCTCGACCGTGCACGCCGTACTGGTGCGCTGCCGGATCAACCGGCTGTCCCGCATCGACCGCGTCACCGGCGAACCCCTGCGCCGCTACGAACACGACCACCCCGGCTCACTTCTGCACGTCGACGTGACCAAGTTCGGCAACATCCCCGACGGCGGCGGCTGGCGCTACGTCGGACGCCAGCAAGGCAAACGCAACCGCACCACCACCGCCCACCGCACCGGCGACCGCGACCGGCACCACGGACCCCGCCTCGGCCGCACCTACCTGCACACCGTCATCGACGACCACTCCCGACTGGCCTACGCCGAACTCCACACCGACGAAACCGCCGCCACCGCCACCGCAGTCCTGCGCCGCGCCGTGGCCTGGTACGCCGACCACGGCATCACCACCGAACGAGTCTTGTCCGACAACGGCTCGGCCTACCGCTCCCACGCCTGGCACGCCACCTGCGCCGAACTCGGCGTCACACCCAAGAAGACCAAGCCCTACCGGCCCCAGACCAACGGCAAGATCGAACGCTTCCACCGCACCCTGGCCGACGGCTGGGCCTACGCCCGCTACTACCGCACCGAAACCGAACGCCAAGAAGCACTACCCGCCTGGCTCCACTTCTACAATCACCACCGACCCCACAGCTCCATCGGAGGCCAACCACCCATCACCCGACTGACCAACGTCCCTGGACATCACATCTAG